AATTCTTGGCATTTACATTTTTCTTCAATTTTAAAGAATTATATAACCTGTGTCCTATTTTATCCATATCAATTAATGAACATGCAGCTTGACTCATGTTTGATATGAAAGTCCCAGCAATTTTTTTAGACTCTGCTGTTATATCTAAAAAGTATCCTTTTCTTCTTCTATAATAATCAATTAGCATTTTCATCATGTACTTTGAAGTATCATAATTTACAAATTCAGGCCTTATTTCACCTTTTCTTACCAACTTACAACTTTTTTCAATTATTGGCCAATATTTTATAATTTCTTCTTTTACAAAATTGGCATAAGTTTTTATTTTACACTGACCACAAAAATTAAAAGAAAGATTCCTCTTCCATGCCATTATCTGATTTAAATTCATAACAAATACTAAAATCTCTTCACTTTTAATTTTTTGAGATTCAATCATACGTCTATATTTTTCTTGTGCTAAAGTAGTTTTACCACTGCCGCTTATTCCATCTATAACAAGACTATTTCCTTGGAAATCATTTTTAAAAAGCATTTCTCTTATTTCTTCATACTTTATTTTCATCACCCACTTTTTTAAATTAGTTTTTTTAATGAGTAATTATACCACTTAAAAAAACCAGGGTCTATAACCCTGATTTTACAATAATTTTAATCTTCATACAAATATTTTCTTGTCATTGGCAGTTCATTATTAAGTCCTTTTGTAAATACAAACTGATGTATATCTACTACCCCATAATGAAATGAAGCAGCGCAAGCATTTAAGTAAAGTCTCCACATTCTTATAAATCTAGTATCTTTCATTTTTTTAACTTCATCCATAGCACTTTCAAAATTTTCAGCCCAACATTTTAATGTTCTAAAATAATGAAGTCTCAAACTTTCTGCATCCACAAGGTGAAGATCATTATCTGCCATTAAACTAACTAATTCCCTTATAGATGGTATATATCCTCCTGGGAATATGTATCTCTTTATCCATTCATTAACTTCTCCTTCTGTTTGTGCAGTAATACAATGAAGAAGTGACACTCCTCCTGAATTTAACATATCTCTTACATCTTCCATATAAGTAGACAGATTTTTTCTTCCCACATGTTCAATCATTCCTACGCTTACTATTCTATCAAATTTTTCTTTTTTATCTGCAATTTCTCTATAGTCTGCCAGTCTAACTTCAACTTGCTCCTGTAAATTATTTTCTTTTATTCTTTCATTTGCTTTTTTTAATTGTTCCTTACTTAAAGTTATGCCTACAGCTTTTACTCCATATTTTTTTGCAGCCATGAGAATGAGTTCTCCCCATCCACATCCTATATCTAAAAGTGTTTGTCCCTCTTTTAAATTAAGTTTTTTCAATATATGATCTACCTTATTCAATTGTGCCTGATAAAGGGAATCATTTTCATACTTAAAATATGCACAAGAATAACTCATTGTTTTATCAAGCCATAAACTGTAGAAGTCATTTCCCTGATCATAGTGATACTGTACATCCGTTTTACTTCTCTTTAAAGTATTTGGAAGTATTTTGTACACTTTGGAAAATACATCTGCCTTATTTAAAAAACTTTCTTTATTCTTATATACTGATTCTAATATTTCTCTAATATTTCCTTCAAAATCAAGAACCCCATCCATATATGCCTCTCCTAAAGTAAGAAAAGGATCTCGCAGTATGTCTTTTTCAGAAATGGGTTTATTCATACATACTTTAAATTTTATGTCTCCATCTCCATACTTTTCTTCAGAACCATCCCAATATTTAACTACTACAGTGTCTGAAAAAACACCCTGTAAAAATTTTTTAAAAAACATTTTATCTAATCCCATATCTTCATATCTTCCTTTCTTGAAAAATAAAACTATATTTAAAATACTTATATACTACAAAACAATTACACATTTAATTTTCATTACTATGACTTTCATTTGGAATATATATCTTTAAGCTCTCTATCCTCTTCTCATCTACTTTTTCCACTTTGAAAATTATATTTTCATATTCAACAGTATTTTCTTCTCCTTCCTTAGGAATACTTCCTAAGAGTTCTATTACAAAGCCACCTATAGTATCTGAGTTATCTGATTCCAATTCCAAATTCAAAAATTCATTTACTTCATCTATTGATACTAATCCACTTACTAAATAAGTATCTTGATCAATTTTATTTATATACTGGTCATTATCATCATACTCATCGAATATATTTCCCATTACCTCTTCAATCAAGTCTTCTATAGTTACAATTCCAGAAAATCCACCATATTCGTCAATTAAAATTGCCATATGATTTTTAGTACTTTGGAGTTCTTTAAAAAGTACATCTATATTTTTATTTTCCGGTATAAAATAAGGTGTTCTAAGTAGTGGCTCTATATCTATATTATCTGCAGAAGTTTTCATAAGTTTCACAAACAGATCCTTAACATACAATATACCTATTATATTGTCTATATCATCCATATAAACAGGTATTCTAGAATATTTTTCTTCAATAATACTTTCAATTGTATCTGAATCTATATCATTTATATCTATAACAAATACTTCTGTTCTAGGAGTCATAACTTCTTTTGCTAGCTTATCATCAAACTTAAATATTCCCTCTATCATTTTCTTTTCAGATTGATTAAAAACTCCTGTCTCCTGTCCAAGTTCTATCATGGATCTAATTTCTTCTTCAGATACTTCATCTTCAATATTTTCTGTACTTATGTTACATATTTTTAAAAGGATATTAGTAGAACCTGAAAGTAATTTTACAAAGGGTAACATCAACTTACTTATAAACAAAGTTGGATTTATTAATGCCATTGATATCATTTCTGATTTTTGAAGTGCAATTCTCTTTGGAAATAATTCTCCAAATACAAGGGTAACATATGATAATAGCACTGTAATTATAATTACAGACAGTTTGTCACTATAGGGAACGTGAAGTTTAACCAAAAAAAATGAAAACTTCTCCGACAATGTAGTAGCTGCAAACGCACTAGCTAAAAATCCAGCAAGAGTTATGCCCACCTGTATAGTAGCTAGAAAATTATTTGGTTCTTTTAATAACTTCAATATTTTCTTTGCCTTTTTATTTCCCTCTTCTGCTAAATAATTAATTCTACTTTTGTTTAAAGCAACTATAGCCATTTCTATGGCTGAAAAAAATGCATTAATCACCGTGAGTACTAATAACAACATAAGTTCGAATATTATACTCTGCCAGGTAACATCCATGCGCACAATCGTCCTTTCATCTATTTTTTAGATAATAAAATAAATAGGAATTAGATGATAAGTCTAATTCCTGCAATAAAATCCTTTTATTATACCTATGTGTAACCTACAAGCTATTCTTATCATTCATAACTTGAACTTTCTTGTAAATCAATGGTGCAGGTGAAGGGAGTCGAACCCCCACGCCGTAAAGCGCTAGATCCTAAGTCTAGTGCGTCTGCCAATTCCGCCACACCTGCATATAAAAAATAAATATTAGGATTTTTCCACGTTACAACTTTACCACAAAACTACAACCTTCATTAAATTGGTGGCTTACCGGGGAATCGAACCCCGGGCAACATGATTAAAAGTCATGTGCTCTACCAACTGAGCTAGTAAACCAATGGCTGGGATGGCAGGATTTGAACCTACGAATGATGGAGTCAAAGTCCATTGCCTTACCACTTGGCTACACCCCAACGCTAAACAGATTTCCTTCTTCTTATATATGAATAAGTATCCATAAATTAAAAACACCATAGAAATCATTAATTTATAGGTTATATACTTAAGTGTACTAATTTATTCCTCTACCTATAAAAACTAGGGAATTTTTTGTAACTGCAATATATATTATAAAGCACAACAAATATAATGTCAATAGTTTTTTTGTTCTAAATTGATACCCTCTATTATTTCCCAGTATGCTAACTTTTATATGGGGTTATTTCAATAGCAATTTTATAGATAAATGCTGGGCACACTAATTAATTAGTGCGCCCGCCTTATTAACTGTCCGTTTTACTTTTTACTATTCTATTGTATTCATTTAAAATTGAATCCAACATTTGACTTGCAACAACAACTTCTGGATCAAGCAAATTTTTCTTTTGCTCAATTAAATTCTCTAGCTTTTTTCTTAATTCAGTTATTTTTTGCAATATTTCTTCAATTTCACTCATACTATTCCCTCCTCTCTCAATTTAGTATAGAAAGGAAGGAAATTCTTATAAATATTAATCTATTGGAAATACCACCATAGTATTCATAAACTGTATTTAAAAGCAAAAAACAAGAATTGGTAGATACCAGTTCTTGTTAAAATTATTAATTATTTGAATTTACCAGCAACCATAAATGCTGCTGCACTAGCAATGGATATTACTGCAGTATTTAAAAACTTATGTGGTAAAAAGCAGCATAATATAATTAAAAAGGACGTAATTGCTATAGAAACATATTTAAGTTTCATTCTTCGTTCTTTACTTTTTATCCTTTTATTAATATTATCTACAGGAGAAAAAATACAAATAAGTACAAAGGAAATAAACTCCAACATCAACAATATGTATGTATTAAATGAAACATATTTTCCAACAATTATTATAGATAAAAATGCAATAAAACTAATGAAAAAACATCCCCAATAGGTTTTTGCATGATACCCTCCTGAGAATATCCTTATTGGGCAAAAAAATATAAGAATAACTATATAATACTGCTGCAATGAAAACAGCCAAAATATAATAAAGTATGGAATAATTTTTGTTATTTCATCAAAGATACAAAGTAATCCATATTCCATCTTTTTTAGTTCCAAATCAGAAAATTGTGGGTTTGTTTCAGAAATTTTCTTTACTATAGATCCTATAAGTTCATCCATTTATTTATCCTTCTATCTTAAATTTTACTAAAAATTTAGTGTTTTCTGCAGTGCTTTCAACATGTATATTTCCATTATTTTTTTCAACTAGCTGTTTGATAATGTATAGTCCAAAACCATGGTCACTTTTTTTGCTGGTTTTCGTAGAAAAACCTTTATCAAAAATCCTTTTTTTCATACTTTCTGAAATAACATCCCCATTGTCAGCTACTTCAATGCAAAAATCCTCATGCTCTCTAAAGGTACTTACGGCGATCTCTTTATAATCTGTATATGTTTTAGATTGGAATGCCTCAAAAGCATTGTCTACTAGATTACTTATAATGCTTATCAACTCATCCTGCCTAATTTTTATCAAGTCAAAAGGTTCATCGATCATCACTTCAAAATCTATATTATTTTTCGCAGCATAGTTATTTTTGATAGACAATAGTCCATCTATGTAATCATTTCCTGTATCCAAGTACTTAAAAGAGGAATGTACGGTATCTGAAATTTTTAACACATAGTCATTTATTCTTTCAACAGTATTAGGCTTGTTTAACATACATAGTCCTTGTATGACATTTATGTGATTAGCAAAATCATGTTTTTCCTGCCTTATTATACTAATTATTTCTTCCATATTTTTAATTTGGCTTTCTTGAACTTTATACTTAGCATTTATGTTTACAAGGGTATGTTTTTCTTTTAAGCTCCTAAATTTTGCTATTAAAAATACAAAATAAATACTAAAAATAATAATATTATAGATTTGAATATTGTCTATATTAAAAATACCATAATTAATACAAAATACAAATATAGCAAATACGCCTAATTCAATTATTAAATTAGCAAATATAACCCCTTCTTTTTTAAATAATTTGAGTTTAATAAAATATAAGTTGAATTTGAAAATCATTAATACAATAAGTATTTGCAAGATCTTAGTAACTATTATAAAAATCCAAAGATATTCAGAATTTAAAAAAATCTGATTCAAATCTATGTTAAATATAAACATTTCAATGGTTTGGATAAAAAATTCCGTAGTAAAAATTATTGTAATTAATAACGATACTATAACTGTAGAATCAAAAATTTTTATTTTTAAAGTTAATGAAAGTAATAAAATATCAACTACTATAGGAATCAGTGAATGATATGCTACTGACATATGACATGTACACCAATAAGTTATAAAAGTAGCCAATATACAAAATAACCCTGTTTTAATTTTATTCTGTATTATAAATTTTTTTTCATCATATAATGCTTCAAAAATCCCTAAAAGAAGTACCACTTCTATAACATCTAGTACTATTTCTCTTACAATAAGGTACGTATGAATTCCTCCTTTAGCTCTGGGATATTTTCTATAAATGCTGTAGATTGCAAATTAATGTTCTTATGCTCTGTGTAAAAATTTTTAACTACAGCATTTACAAAAAGATGAATAATTACTTTAAAAATTCATCAGGGCATTTGGGCTGATGAGCACCACCTAATGACGTAGGAGTTATAACTATTGCTGCCAAAAATAGAGATAATGAACCTACTGTTTTCATTGTTTTGCTTAATAAAGATTTTTTTAAATTTTTCATTTTACACTACACTCCTTTAGTAAAATTTTTGTAATTATATAGCCCATTTTATATATTCTACAATATATTGTTTTTTCCTCCCTGAATTTATAAAAAAGTAACATTTATCTAAAAAATTATTTTTTTAGATAAATGTTACTTAAAATGCAGTCAAGAATTCACAATTAACAAATTTTTAATCCTGGCAATAACTCTTCTTTACATTCTTATTAATTTTGTAGTATTATAAACACGCAAATCTTTAAAGCTGAACATATTTTAAGATAAATGCACTAAATAGGGAGGATTTTAATATGATAAGATACAGCTTAGTAACACAAAAAAATCCCAGGGAGATTGTTTTACTTAAAGCCTCTCCTTGCATATGGGGACACTGCAGTTTTTGTGATTACATAGATGACAACAGCACAGACACTAATTCAAATATAACTTTTAATGAGAACATTCTCAAAAAAGTTACAGGAAAATATAAAACTCTAGAAACCATAAATTCAGGAAGCTGCTTTGAATTACCCCTTGAAACGCTGGAATACATT
The genomic region above belongs to Clostridium sp. AWRP and contains:
- a CDS encoding aspartyl-phosphate phosphatase Spo0E family protein is translated as MSEIEEILQKITELRKKLENLIEQKKNLLDPEVVVASQMLDSILNEYNRIVKSKTDS
- a CDS encoding hemolysin family protein is translated as MDVTWQSIIFELMLLLVLTVINAFFSAIEMAIVALNKSRINYLAEEGNKKAKKILKLLKEPNNFLATIQVGITLAGFLASAFAATTLSEKFSFFLVKLHVPYSDKLSVIIITVLLSYVTLVFGELFPKRIALQKSEMISMALINPTLFISKLMLPFVKLLSGSTNILLKICNISTENIEDEVSEEEIRSMIELGQETGVFNQSEKKMIEGIFKFDDKLAKEVMTPRTEVFVIDINDIDSDTIESIIEEKYSRIPVYMDDIDNIIGILYVKDLFVKLMKTSADNIDIEPLLRTPYFIPENKNIDVLFKELQSTKNHMAILIDEYGGFSGIVTIEDLIEEVMGNIFDEYDDNDQYINKIDQDTYLVSGLVSIDEVNEFLNLELESDNSDTIGGFVIELLGSIPKEGEENTVEYENIIFKVEKVDEKRIESLKIYIPNESHSNEN
- a CDS encoding ATP-binding protein → MSVAYHSLIPIVVDILLLSLTLKIKIFDSTVIVSLLITIIFTTEFFIQTIEMFIFNIDLNQIFLNSEYLWIFIIVTKILQILIVLMIFKFNLYFIKLKLFKKEGVIFANLIIELGVFAIFVFCINYGIFNIDNIQIYNIIIFSIYFVFLIAKFRSLKEKHTLVNINAKYKVQESQIKNMEEIISIIRQEKHDFANHINVIQGLCMLNKPNTVERINDYVLKISDTVHSSFKYLDTGNDYIDGLLSIKNNYAAKNNIDFEVMIDEPFDLIKIRQDELISIISNLVDNAFEAFQSKTYTDYKEIAVSTFREHEDFCIEVADNGDVISESMKKRIFDKGFSTKTSKKSDHGFGLYIIKQLVEKNNGNIHVESTAENTKFLVKFKIEG
- a CDS encoding accessory gene regulator B family protein, with protein sequence MDELIGSIVKKISETNPQFSDLELKKMEYGLLCIFDEITKIIPYFIIFWLFSLQQYYIVILIFFCPIRIFSGGYHAKTYWGCFFISFIAFLSIIIVGKYVSFNTYILLMLEFISFVLICIFSPVDNINKRIKSKERRMKLKYVSIAITSFLIILCCFLPHKFLNTAVISIASAAAFMVAGKFK
- a CDS encoding cyclic lactone autoinducer peptide; protein product: MKNLKKSLLSKTMKTVGSLSLFLAAIVITPTSLGGAHQPKCPDEFLK
- a CDS encoding cyclopropane-fatty-acyl-phospholipid synthase family protein, whose translation is MGLDKMFFKKFLQGVFSDTVVVKYWDGSEEKYGDGDIKFKVCMNKPISEKDILRDPFLTLGEAYMDGVLDFEGNIREILESVYKNKESFLNKADVFSKVYKILPNTLKRSKTDVQYHYDQGNDFYSLWLDKTMSYSCAYFKYENDSLYQAQLNKVDHILKKLNLKEGQTLLDIGCGWGELILMAAKKYGVKAVGITLSKEQLKKANERIKENNLQEQVEVRLADYREIADKKEKFDRIVSVGMIEHVGRKNLSTYMEDVRDMLNSGGVSLLHCITAQTEGEVNEWIKRYIFPGGYIPSIRELVSLMADNDLHLVDAESLRLHYFRTLKCWAENFESAMDEVKKMKDTRFIRMWRLYLNACAASFHYGVVDIHQFVFTKGLNNELPMTRKYLYED